The genome window ATGATTCAAAAAGCAACCTGCTGACTGCTTTCAAGAAGAGTGTGCCTATTTGTCCTTAGGCGAGGTCATATATAGACACATAAACAGGAAGTTATCATCTGTCTCACGCAACTGGCACCTGGCTCGACACAGACTCTTGCTTTATTTCACAGCTAAGTGATAATACAACGTACAATATCAGAGAGACAGAGGAACAAAGTCTCCTTTCTTATTCTCGCACCGAAACATACAAAAATTATATGAAGTTATAATTAACATAGCATACATTTAATAAGTGAAAATCCATGTATTTCTCTAATAATGTGTTTCTAGTGAACActgcacacacacttacactcAGTTTTCGTATGTGTGCGTATGTGACAGTCTGTTTCTCTGTGACGGCAGCCAGTCTGCTCGTGACAATGTCTCTCGCACGTCCTGGCGTCGTTGGCAGATGGCCGCAAGCCCCGCCATGttagtttggggaaaaaaaaagcaactgttTTCTTGCCAAAGTCACGATCACCGTTCACCTCTGGCTGCCATCCCGAGCGGAGCGGCTCGGAGGCGTCTTTTCGGTGGGCCCCCGAGCACTTTGAATGCAATATGTGCGTCATAAGTGAACGACATCACAGATAAGCTAATAAGCAGTGTCTACATGTATTGTAtacgtgtgcgtgtctgtgcgtGTCTATAAGAATGTCCAGCCCGTAATGCTCAGTAGGGTGAGAGTTATCACTATGCGCCTGGGAAGCTGAGTGGAATCTGTCTACTTCACAGTTTTTGTCTAAAAATAGTGAAGGCGCAATGAGCGAGAGGGACAGCGAAGGACCTAGGGAGAGTAGTTCTAATGCAGTATTAAGCCCCTGTGTCTCCCTCTCCATCCACTCTCACCCCACCATCCCTTGCTCCCTGAACCTCCTCCTCCATCTGTGGCTCCCTTCTTTCTTCCCCAGCTTTCACCACCCCTCCATCTGTGCTCCCAGCtcggtcctcctcctcctcctcttcctcctcctcctccccttcctcttcttcccccTCGGATCTCTCTCTGAACCTCCCCTAATcctctccctttcatagccaagattgttgagaaagttatttttaatcaactcagcaatttcttgaacttaaattgactttttgacagatttcaatcagggttccgaactcatcacagtacagaatctgctcttatcaaagtgctaaatgatataaggttgaatactgactcgggaaacgTGTCAATtgtggtcttgttggacctcagtgcggcttttgatatggtagattataatatactgctgaacaggttggaaacgtgggtaggactaaatggaacagtccttaaatggttcaggtcctacctggaggaaaggagttattttgtaaccattggaagtgttcaatgtcatcgaatggcaatgacctatggggtccctcaagggtcagttcttcgaccgctcctgttcagcctgtatatgctacccttaggtcaaattcttcagaactttaattttgactatcatagctatgcagatgacacacagttattaTCTAGCAGTGTcaccagatgactacagttcaactAAGGTGTTgtatcactgtctaaaacagataaataactggatgagccaacattttcttcagttaaaccacaacaaaactgagataatttttTCGAGCAGCAGTACATCTGAAGCTAGCTTGTACCTCAAATGttggcttgcaacacaaagcaaaacaatcaaCCAGGCGAAGAGCTTGTAACTCGCCAAATTCATATGTTGGGGAACTCGTAAGTTTAATGAAatgtatgaaaacaaatattttccaatGTTTTCAAACTTAGGgagtaaaacacttttttagTCAGAAAAACGAATACCCAAGTAAagcacagatacctgaaaaatctacttaagtacagtaataaagtatttgtactttgttacctCCCACCACTGTTAGTAGCACCATATGTGCAgggagtgcatgtgtgtgtgtgtgtgtgagagagtgtgtgtttgtgggtatTCCGACTCAACACTTATAAATAGGAACGACGCCTGGAAGTACAATAGTGTGTGCATGGATGCATAGAAGGCACATCGCACAAGACCAGCAGCTATCTAGAgcgcatgtgtgtatgtgtgtgcacatgcgCATGCATGCATATTGTATTAAAGTTTCCTCTTGGTCTACAGAATCCAACTGCACCTATTTCAAATTCTTCACTTCGGGGGAGAACGCTGTCATGTTCAAGAAGACAACAAACAAGAGTGAGACAACAACAATTTTATAATGAATGCAAAACAATGATTgccaagcaaaaacaaaaaacaaaaacatacacaattttctataatttgtcattttttgtgccATCAGCTTCAGGTATCTGTCAATTGGATACTAGTAACTAGGACTAATGATGACATCAatgcctcacacacacattggcaTGAGCTTGGTGTGTTGCACCTGTCCATGTTCACCTGCCAATAAAATCTCTTTAAAGATGAGCCAAATCAGCACGTGGCCCACTTTCCAACACGCCAACATTTGGACACATTGGGCAGATAGAATACACATTTGTGAAATGGTGGAAATCAATGCAACATGTAATTTCTCAttctaaaccctaacccaaacacTAAGCTCactgtaaccctaacccttacccTGCAACACTAATTCTAAGCCTAACTGAGCAATAACCCTACCCTAAAGCCAATCCTCATCTAACCGCACCGCGACACTAATTCCCACCCAAACCCTGACAACAACGTAACCCTCCTACCAGACCCCAATGCTACTCTACCGTGATTTTAACCTCACCCCTCCTAAAACAATTACAACATAACTATGAACACATCTACTTATGCGTTCAATAAATTATTCGCATGATTCCAATcataaaattcattttttcatctttttgtcaATCTCCTAGATTTCAATCTAGCGGCGGCCATCTTGGCTCTCCTCAGTCTGACCATGATGGTGACGGGCTCCATTTGCATCCTCATGACACTCAGCAAAGGCGTTTCCTTCTTTCTCAAGCCTGCGTCCTTCTGCTTCATACTCTCAGGTCAGCCCTTGACATGTCTTTAATTCATCTTTATTTCGTTTTTAATGTTTACCCCACATGTGCAGGGATCCTGGTCCTCGTCTCCATCCTGATGTTCCACCAGTCTGTGCTGGCCTTGCTGTCCAGCGACCGCTCCATCCCGCTGCACCACCAACTGTCCTGGTCCGCGGCCTGCGTGGGCTCAGCGGGGGCCATCCTGATTTTCGGAGGCCTCCTTTTCGTCATCCTTTCACTTCCTGTCAGTTCTTGCTTGCCACTCAAGAACAACACCACCTGATATGCAAATGTTGACATCAGAATGTCTATTacttttgatgacatttgatccgtgtgtggatgttttttgtACAACTAAAATTTTGTACAACTAAAACCTGTATAGACTCACATTATAAGAACCACAGTGTAGAtaacatgtttttctttatattttataaatgttcaAGGTGTTGTCGCCGGTCACTTTATTTACAAATACACATGTCTCCCTTTACTCTGTCTCTGTTTTGTCCTTCACTATTAACAACAGTGGTGAGCAGCGGGGCGTTCAACTCTTTCGGATTGTTGCAGGCGTGCGTGGCTTAAAAAGTTCGGGAAAGGCAAACTTAGAAAAGCCAAGTCATGAGAACTGGTTTCCAAAGAAACAGCCttacaaatgtacaaattcCAAATAGAAACGCCACACCACTGAAATTTGAACGctgaaccccagaactgtgaggcggacgtgctaaccactaacacACTATGCTGCCCTGAGGCACAGTGCAAATTATTTTCCCTTCATTTCCCTTTCCCGCCACTCAATAGTGACCTTTATGCCAAGAGACCCCCCAGTGCAACTCCAAAGCAGCCCCTCTATTATTAGGCTGTCATTGCTGAAGTTTGGAAACCTTATCCTTGAATTTCAACGATGCGTCCCTCATCATTTACTTTTCCACCCTCGACCTCAATGCGCTCACACCTTCCCGCGCACCACACCCACCGCCGGCCCACCCCCACGAGGGCCAAACTTAACGGAGACCTCCCATCAGAATCATTACTGTCACAAGCCGCGTCCGTCTTTGCATCACCTGCACACATGCATGCTGACCACTCCCTTTGGGCCGAAACTGGATCTATGTGACATTCTATCTCGGTGGTACATATGTATAGAGTGTAACATACAAGAGGTTTGGGAATGTTTGGGAATAGAAATTCAAAGAATTCTTGCAAAAAGATGGAGATGGAGGCTGCGTTAAAACCTCTGAGGCGCCGTATAGGCCAAAAATTACATGTAgctcgcacacacaaacaaacctcTCTCacccaaacaaaccaaaatacctccttcacacacacatgccaaaACAACCTCTCAGGTACACGCAAAATTTCTCATATGCAACTAATAATCTCCTACACTGACCACAAAGATCAcatagacacacaaaaaaaacctctcacacacaacaacaatctCATGGCCTCACAAAAAAATcctcacacacgtgcacacacacacacacacacacacacacctacagaCACACAGTAAAAAGTCTCTCAAACAACCCCAAACAAACCGCTCAAACTCACCtgccctattaaaaaaaataaataaaaaaagagccaATCAGCATTGGGGATTTgagatggcttttttttttgtctcgtgagattcctttcacacacacaatttttgaCTCACCGAGAGGGGTCACACAGAAAGCAAATTTTTTCTCTATCTGaggtttgttgttttaaaagtagGTTTTTGGTGAATATGATAACTTCTAAATGTGAGAGGTTTttgagtgagtgtgtgagatTTTTTGTTACATGTGAGAGGTATTTTGTTGACTATGAGTTTTTACATGAGTGTGAGATTTGTTTACGTGTGTGATCGTGTgaggtaaatgttatttttggtcgATATAGCACCTTGTAAAAACCTCCTCGGATTGTTGCGTCATGCCTGACTCCTGTGCAACAAAGTCCGAGTACTTTCAAATCACAAGGGGCGCTGCGGGGAATTTTAAGTCTGCTTGCACCTGCTCCATGGCAGGAATGTCAGCGCGATGTTTGCCCGCGAAGGTCAAGAAAAACGCGCCCGCCGTCTTTGGCCCACGACAGCCGTGTAAAACACGCATGAGGCACCAGATGGGCCTAATCGCAAACTCATCCGCTCACACGGTTAAGCGAAAAACAAAAGTATTCCATAACTTTCTATTGGCTTTCTTGTCACGCAAATAGGCAAATGCAAACCATCTGCCACTTGTCATCTATATGCAAATACGTCGTATGCAACAGTGTGACAGCAAAAGTCGAAAGTGCGTGTAAAAATAGCGAAAAGTGGTTGACCGCCTCCACAAGTTCACAGGTAAGtctcaaaagaaaagaaaactatgaatgaagtcataaaaataccagaataaagttgtaatgttatacAGTATCTGACAAGTTCTCACCAATTATCACTTAATGATTATGTTACCTCTAAATTTGTCATAAATTGGTTACATTAGTCACGATTCCAATcataaaattcattttttcatctttttgtcaTTCTCCTTGAGTTCAATCTAGCGGCGGCCATCTGTAATATGTAATGCATAAttcatatgtaataacatgaggcaattgtacatttactgtgtatgtgttcacGCTCATGATGGCC of Phycodurus eques isolate BA_2022a chromosome 4, UOR_Pequ_1.1, whole genome shotgun sequence contains these proteins:
- the cacng6b gene encoding voltage-dependent calcium channel gamma-6 subunit — its product is MWNNFFVPQDEEGRVGAAASGQGGGLAALKGGRAHRRSQKMSDSQDGKIKLAFLVCAMGVTLTVLGVGTEFWVELAQPKNFDGNHTCQMAHYGLWKACVHTLWVADVDPERTSCGPAELPGESNCTYFKFFTSGENAVMFKKTTNKNFNLAAAILALLSLTMMVTGSICILMTLSKGVSFFLKPASFCFILSGILVLVSILMFHQSVLALLSSDRSIPLHHQLSWSAACVGSAGAILIFGGLLFVILSLPVSSCLPLKNNTT